CACCGGCGTTCTGCACCATCTGTCGGACCCCGATGCCGGCCTCCGAGCGCTGCAGGAGGCGCTGCTGCCCGGCGGCGCGATGCACGTTATGGTCTACGCGCCGTACGGCCGCGCCGGCGTCTATATGCTGCAGGAATACTGCCGCCGTCTGGCCATCGGCTGGAGCGAGCACGAAATTGCCGATCTCGCGGAGACGCTCAAGGCGTTGCCGCCCGACCATCCTATCGTACCGCTGCTGCGCAGTTCGCCGGATTTCACCAGCGTCGCCGGCCTCGCCGACGCGCTGCTTCATCCCCAAGATCGCGCGTATACCGTTACGGAGCTTCTCGCCCTTCTCCAGCGCGCCGGCCTGCGCTTCGATCGCTGGGTGCGCCAGGCACCGTACCTCCCCGAGTGCGGCGCGGTCGCGAGCTCGCCGCACGCGCCCCTGCTGCGAAGGCTCGGCGCGGCGGAACAATATGCGGCGCTCGAGCTGCTGCGCGGAACGATGGTTCGCCACTCGGTTATCGCCTATCGCGACGACGCGCCGGCGCGCGGCGGCGTCAGTTTTGACGGCGACGCATGGCTGCGCTACGTGCCGCTTCGCCTACCGGGCACGATCGCGGTTCGCGAACGCCTGCCGGCGGGCGCGGCGGCGGTGCTGATCAACGGCAATCACACGTACACCGACCTTTATCTGCCGATCGACGCACCACGTCTGCGGCTGTACGAAGCGATCGACGGAAAACGCACGATCGCGCAGATCCTCGGCGAACGTGAAGAGCGCGAGCCGGCTCGCGATTTCTTCGAACAACTCTGGCAGTGGGATCAGGCCGTCTTCGCTCTGAATTAGATTCCGGGTTATGTCCCGTACCGCCGCCGACGCAGCGCAAAATCCTCTAAAGCGGCTCGCAGCTCTTCTTCCCCAAAGTCGGGCCAATAGGTCCGCGTCGCCCAGAACTCGGCGTATGCGGCCTGGAACAACATGAAGTTCGAAAGGCGATACTCTCCGCCGGTGCGGATGACGAGATCGGGATCGGGAAGGCCCGCAGTATAGAGACGGCTCTCGACGGCACGCTCGTCGATCGAATCGATGGAACGCAGCCCGTCATTGACCTCCCGCGCGAGCGCGCGAACGGCGTCGCCGATCTCGCGGCGAGCGCCGTAGTCGATGGCAAGATTCAAGGTCACCTCGTCGTTGCGGGCCGTCGCGGCAACGAGACCTTGCAGCGCGCGGCGCGTCGCCGCCGGCAGCCGGTCCGCGCGCCCGCAGAGGCGAACTCGCACGCCTTCGTGACGCAGCGCGCGCAGCTCGCCGCTCGCCGCCCTCAGGCAGAGCGCCATCAGCAGGTCGACCTCGGCGGCCGGGCGATTCCAGTTCTCCTCGGAGAACGCGTACGCGGTGACGACGCGAATCTTTGCGCGCCGCGCGGCGCGCAGCGTGCGCCGCAGCGCGGCGATGCCCTGACGATAACCCACCGCGACCGGCAGCTTGCGCTCCCGTGCCCAGCGGCGATTGCCGTCCATGATGATCGCGACGTGGCGAGGAATCACGTCGTTGCCAGCTTCGAGCGAGGCACCGAGTCACGCCGTTCGTGAACGTCGCGAACGACGCTCTCGAGTTCGTCGACGTAGGCAAGAAAGCGCTGACGCCCCCGCTTTGTGATGCGGTACGACGTAAGCGCACGCCCACCGCCGCGCTGTTTGTCGGTCGCGACGATTCCGACCTCGGCAAGCGCGTGCAGGTGACGGTTGAGGTTCCCGTCGGTGAGATCGCACGCGCCTTGCAGCTCGGTAAAGCTCAAGCCGTCGGGATGCGCGATAAGGCAGGTGCAAATCGCGAGCCGGCCGCGCTCGTGAAAGATGCGCTCGAGCCGAGGATAGGCGAAAGGCGCGCCCTGCT
This is a stretch of genomic DNA from Candidatus Cybelea sp.. It encodes these proteins:
- a CDS encoding class I SAM-dependent methyltransferase, whose product is MPRNTIAGVGDFYESHPYPPPADDLEAYRRACDDARWRADSYLFWPGERYRDDRSILVAGCGTTQAAHYALRWPRARVVGIDLSASSIAYTQELKRKHSLYNLDVRQLAVERAGVLGERFDYVICTGVLHHLSDPDAGLRALQEALLPGGAMHVMVYAPYGRAGVYMLQEYCRRLAIGWSEHEIADLAETLKALPPDHPIVPLLRSSPDFTSVAGLADALLHPQDRAYTVTELLALLQRAGLRFDRWVRQAPYLPECGAVASSPHAPLLRRLGAAEQYAALELLRGTMVRHSVIAYRDDAPARGGVSFDGDAWLRYVPLRLPGTIAVRERLPAGAAAVLINGNHTYTDLYLPIDAPRLRLYEAIDGKRTIAQILGEREEREPARDFFEQLWQWDQAVFALN
- a CDS encoding transcriptional regulator, with amino-acid sequence MSEQQGAPFAYPRLERIFHERGRLAICTCLIAHPDGLSFTELQGACDLTDGNLNRHLHALAEVGIVATDKQRGGGRALTSYRITKRGRQRFLAYVDELESVVRDVHERRDSVPRSKLATT
- the uppS gene encoding polyprenyl diphosphate synthase — translated: MIPRHVAIIMDGNRRWARERKLPVAVGYRQGIAALRRTLRAARRAKIRVVTAYAFSEENWNRPAAEVDLLMALCLRAASGELRALRHEGVRVRLCGRADRLPAATRRALQGLVAATARNDEVTLNLAIDYGARREIGDAVRALAREVNDGLRSIDSIDERAVESRLYTAGLPDPDLVIRTGGEYRLSNFMLFQAAYAEFWATRTYWPDFGEEELRAALEDFALRRRRYGT